The following proteins are encoded in a genomic region of Lutra lutra chromosome 16, mLutLut1.2, whole genome shotgun sequence:
- the LOC125087692 gene encoding keratin, type I cytoskeletal 28 isoform X1, protein MSLRFSSGSRHIRLWSGTGSIRPSSGGSGFVGSNACGSSVAGSGFSCALGGGLGSVPGGHRASGVLGNATCSGFAGSEGGLLSGNEKVTMQNLNDRLASYLDNVRALEEANAELERKIKDWYDKYGPGSCRGLDHDYSRYHLIIEDLKNKIISSTTANANVILHIDNARLAADDFRLKYENELALHQNTEADINGLRRVLDELTLCRTDQELQYESLSEEMRYLKKNHEEEMKALQCAAGGNVNVEMNAAPGVDLTVLLNNMRAEYEALAEQNRRDAEAWFNEKSATLQQQISDHAGAASSARNELTDMKRSLQTLEIELQSFLAMKHSLECSLTETEGNYCAQLAQIQAQIGALEEQLHQVRTEMEGQKLEYEQLLDIKVHLEKEIETYCRLIDGDGNSCSKSKGFGSGASGNSPKELSRTTLVKTVVEEIDQRGKVLSSRVHSIEEKTSKMTSGKTEQKVPF, encoded by the exons ATGTCTCTCCGATTTTCTAGTGGGTCCAGGCATATTCGCTTATGGTCTGGAACTGGATCTATCAGACCATCCAGTGGAGGCTCAGGCTTTGTGGGCAGCAATGCGTGTGGCAGCTCTGTTGCTGGAAGTGGATTTTCCTGTGCCTTGGGAGGAGGCCTGGGCAGTGTTCCTGGGGGGCACCGTGCTAGTGGTGTCCTTGGAAATGCCACTTGTTCTGGCTTTGCTGGAAGTGAAGGGGGACTTCTGTCTGGAAACGAGAAGGTGACCATGCAGAATCTTAATGACCGCTTGGCATCCTACCTGGATAATGTGCGAGCTCTGGAGGAAGCAAATGCTGAATTAGAGAGGAAAATCAAGGATTGGTATGATAAATATGGACCAGGATCTTGCCGTGGACTTGATCATGACTATAGTAGATACCACCTAATCATCGAGGATCTTAAGAATAAG ATTATCTCTTCCACTACTGCTAACGCTAATGTAATTCTGCATATTGACAATGCCAGACTGGCTGCTGATGACTTCCGGCTAAA GTACGAAAATGAGCTCGCCCTTCACCAAAACACGGAGGCTGACATCAACGGGCTGCGGCGAGTCCTGGACGAACTCACGCTCTGCAGAACCGACCAGGAGCTGCAGTACGAGTCCCTGAGCGAAGAGATGAGGTACCTCAAGAAGAACCATGAAGAG GAAATGAAGGCTCTGCAGTGCGCGGCCGGTGGGAACGTAAACGTGGAGATGAACGCGGCGCCCGGGGTGGACCTCACGGTCCTGCTGAACAACATGCGGGCCGAGTACGAAGCCCTGGCCGAGCAGAACCGCAGGGACGCGGAGGCCTGGTTCAACGAGAAG AGCGCCACCCTGCAGCAGCAGATCTCCGACCACGCGGGCGCGGCCTCCTCGGCCAGGAACGAGCTGACCGACATGAAGCGCAGCTTGCAGACCCTGGAGATCGAGCTGCAGTCCTTCCTCGCAATG AAACACTCCCTGGAGTGCTCCCTGACTGAGACGGAAGGCAACTACTGTGCGCAGCTCGCCCAGATCCAGGCTCAGATCGGGGCCCTGGAGGAGCAGCTGCATCAGGTCAGAACCGAGATGGAGGGCCAGAAGCTGGAGTACGAGCAGCTCCTCGACATCAAGGTCCACCTGGAAAAGGAGATCGAGACCTACTGCCGCCTGATTGATGGAGATGGGAA ctCATGCTCCAAATCAAAGGGCTTTGGATCAGGAGCCTCAGGGAATTCACCTAAAG aattaTCCAGAACCACACTGGTAAAGACAGTGGTTGAAGAGATAGATCAACGTGGTAAAGTTCTTTCATCAAGAGTTCACTCCATTGAAGAAAAGACATCTAAAATGACCAGTGGTAAAACAGAGCAAAAGGTTCCGTTCTAG